The following are encoded together in the Lathyrus oleraceus cultivar Zhongwan6 chromosome 3, CAAS_Psat_ZW6_1.0, whole genome shotgun sequence genome:
- the LOC127126262 gene encoding uncharacterized protein LOC127126262 isoform X2, which yields MMDSISASEQDIENNVNNKQFLPRKPARQPNPVVYRKLRRGSAAARIPEKQTELSTKELLRTIAFLTYTNATQPDKTHINYESGEWITNSEGECDEKGKQEPEMSIQKSSNHDNNYYIKKQKKKSSHIDEVLLVA from the exons ATGATGGATTCTATTTCAGCTTCAGAACAGGACATAGAGAATAATGTCAACAATAAGCAGTTTCTTCCAAGAAAGCCA GCAAGACAACCAAATCCAGTTGTGTATAGAAAACTGCGTCGAGGATCAGCTGCAGCCAGAATTCCTGAGAAGCAAACAGAG CTTTCTACTAAGGAGTTATTGAGAACTATTGCGTTCTTGACATACACTAATGCTACACAG CCTGACAAAACACATATCAACTATGAGAGTGGAGAGTGGATCACAAATAGTGAGGGCGAGTGTGATGAAAAGGGAAAACAAGAACCTGAGATGTCAATACAAAAATCTAGCAACCACGACAACAATTACTACATCAAAAAGCAGAAAAAGAAAAGCAGTCATATTGACGAG gtgcttttagttgcttag